GGCGCAGTGAAAGGAGCCTGCGATAATGTGCAAATGGGCAACTTGACGAGCATGCTCGCAAATATCAAACCGGCTGTGGAGGGTGTGAATATGGATGGTGATCGCACTTCTAAAAATGGTGAATTTGTACAAGCCGTAGCGAACCTGAACGTGGACAAGGCAATGGAGCAGATCCGTCTCCTAAGCCCGATCCTGAAAGCCATGGAAGACAATAACGAGATCGGTATCGTCGGGGGCATGTATGATGTTAGTACAGGCGAGGTGACATTCCATTGATCGCATTAAACTTCAAAGCCCGGCGCGGAGATCGAAAGGTCTTCGCGCTTTGTGGTTGAGGTAGGTATCTTTGCGGACCTCGTTCAACATGATAGTGTGTTGGATCTGCAAAATTTTAGGACCATTCCATGAGCAACGCCGTTTTCGTACCTCCAGTTCCGATCAATGAACCCATTAAAAGCTATGCTCCTGGCACACCGGAGCGTGCAGCGCTACAGGCTGAATATGACCGTCGACTTAAAACGAAGATCGATGCGCCGATGTGGATCGGAGGTAAAGCCATCACCACCACGAACGTGCGCAAAATGAGCCCGCCGCATAAGCACGCGCACAACTTGGGCAATTCGCATCACGGCGATGCAAAAAGCGTCAAGTCAGCGATCGACGCTGCACTGAAGGCCAAGAGAGCCTGGGAGACCATGCCATACGAGGATCGTGCTGCGATCTTTCTGCGTGCCGCCGACCTTTTGGCCGGACCATACCGCGCACAGATCAATGCGGCGACCATGCTGGCGCAGGGTAAGAACGCCTACCAAGCGGAGATCGATGCGGCGTGTGAGTTGATCGACTTTTTACGTTTCAACGTGAGCTATGCACACGAGATCTATCAGAACCAACCGATCAGCTCTCACGGTGTTTGGAACAGATTGGAGTACCGCGCTCTGGAAGGATTCGTATTTGCCTTGTCGCCTTTCAACTTTACGGCCATCGCTGGTAATCTGCCGAGCTCCTGTGCGCTAATGGGCAATACCGTGGTCTGGAAATGCGCCGACACACAATGTTACAGCGCGCAAGTGTTGATGGAAGTATTCATGGCAGCAGGTTTGCCGGATGGTGTTATCAATTTGATCCATGTCAGTGGACCCGTTGCTGGTGATGTGATCTTCAAGCACAAGGATTTTGCTGGGATCCACTTCACAGGAAGCACTGATGTATTCCGTGATATCTGGAAAACGATCGGTAACAACCTGCCACTCTATCGCAGCTATCCGCGCGTAGTTGGGGAGACAGGTGGTAAGGATTTCGTTGTGGCGCATTCATCCGCCGACCCGAAAGTCGTGGCAACTGCATTAACGCGTGGTGCGTTCGAGTATCAAGGGCAGAAGTGCAGCGCTGCAAGTCGCGCATACATCCCGGATACGATCTGGACACAGGTCAAAAAAGAACTGCTTGCCGATCTCGCAGAAATGAAAATGGGCGATCCGCGCGACTTCAAGAATTTCACCGGTGCAGTGATCGATGAGAAGTCCTTCGACAAGATCGCAGGCTACATCGATGCACTGAAAAAGGATAAAAAGAACATCCAGATCATCGCTGGTGGTAAATACGATAAGAGCAAAGGGTATTTCATTGAACCTACCGTTGCCGTTTCCAAGGATCCGAAGAGCGTTACCATGTGTGAAGAGATCTTCGGGCCGGTATTAACGATCCACGTTTACAGTGCCGACCGCTGGATGGATACGTTGAAACTGGTGGATTCCACGGGTGAATATGCATTGACAGGTTCGGTGATCAGCAATGACCGTAGCGCCGTATTGCAAGCAGTGGATATACTCCGCCATGCTGCCGGTAACTTTTACATCAACGATAAACCGACAGGAGCCGTAGTTGGCCAACAACCTTTTGGTGGAGCACGTGGTAGTGGCACGAATGATAAAGCGGGTAGCTATCTTAACCTCATTCGCTGGGTAAGCCCACGAACGATCAAGGAAACCTTTGTGCCTGCTACTGAGCACGGTTATCCGTTCTTGGGTTGATCTTGGTACGATCGTTTTTTGAATGGGGATCTGCACCGATCGCAGATCCCCATTTGTATGTTTTAAGTGTCCGAATAACGCAGATCCTTGCACGTAATTCCAGATAGGTGTGCCCGTTCCCACGCATCCCTCTATATTTGGCATGATGCTCACACTCTACCGAACATCACTACTTGAAGAATGGCTACCAAAGCAGAGCTGATCAATAAGCTCGAAGAATTGATCGCGCACGACGATGTTGAACACGCCGCCGAGGCCGTTGATATTGTGAAAGAAGCATATGAATCGTTGATAGCTGCGGAGCTGGAGAACGCATCGGAAGAAACGCACGATGATGCGGAAACTTCGGATGACACTACGGGAGCCGCGAAGGAGCCGCCGACTACCATCGATATTGAATCCATTGCGCCACAGGACGAGCACGATAAGCGGTTCAAGCAATTGATGGATGGTTTCAACCAACGGGTGAATGATATCCGAAGGAAAAAAGCCAAAGAAGAAGCGGACAACCTGAAGGAGAAGCACGCGGTCATGGAAGAGTTGAAAGCCATGATCTCCGGTGAGGAGAACATTGGTACGGCCTTCCAACGCTTCAGTGATCTACAGGAAAAGTGGAAGACCATCGGACCAGTTCCGCAACAAGCCTATCGCGATCTACAAGCGGATTACTCGCATTTATTGGACGAGTTCTTCTACCATATCCGGATCTATAAGGAACTT
The nucleotide sequence above comes from Flavobacteriales bacterium. Encoded proteins:
- the pruA gene encoding L-glutamate gamma-semialdehyde dehydrogenase; translation: MSNAVFVPPVPINEPIKSYAPGTPERAALQAEYDRRLKTKIDAPMWIGGKAITTTNVRKMSPPHKHAHNLGNSHHGDAKSVKSAIDAALKAKRAWETMPYEDRAAIFLRAADLLAGPYRAQINAATMLAQGKNAYQAEIDAACELIDFLRFNVSYAHEIYQNQPISSHGVWNRLEYRALEGFVFALSPFNFTAIAGNLPSSCALMGNTVVWKCADTQCYSAQVLMEVFMAAGLPDGVINLIHVSGPVAGDVIFKHKDFAGIHFTGSTDVFRDIWKTIGNNLPLYRSYPRVVGETGGKDFVVAHSSADPKVVATALTRGAFEYQGQKCSAASRAYIPDTIWTQVKKELLADLAEMKMGDPRDFKNFTGAVIDEKSFDKIAGYIDALKKDKKNIQIIAGGKYDKSKGYFIEPTVAVSKDPKSVTMCEEIFGPVLTIHVYSADRWMDTLKLVDSTGEYALTGSVISNDRSAVLQAVDILRHAAGNFYINDKPTGAVVGQQPFGGARGSGTNDKAGSYLNLIRWVSPRTIKETFVPATEHGYPFLG